A genome region from Chitinophagales bacterium includes the following:
- the proS gene encoding proline--tRNA ligase yields MAKDIATREKDYSQWYNDLVIKGGLADYSSVRGCMVIKPYGFSIWEKMHDALDAMFKETGHVNAYFPLFIPKSFLSKEAAHVEGFAKECAVVTHYRLKNDPNGKGVIVDPEAKLEEELIVRPTSETIIWNSYKNWIQSYRDLPLLINQWANVVRWEMRTRLFLRTAEFLWQEGHTAHSTPKEAIEETERMLEVYAKFAEEWMALPVIKGKKTANERFAGAEDTYCIEAMMQDGQALQAGTSHFLGQNFAKAFDVQFLNKEGKQEFVWATSWGVSTRLIGALIMAHSDDDGLVLPPKLAPLQVVIVPIHKGEEDLKKIYDKVEPLLKELKAKGISVKFDDDETKRPGFKFAEYELRGVPVRLAMGMRDLENGTVEIARRDTKEKSSQPFEGIGTYIENLLHEIQQNIFNKAKHFRDSNIREVNTWEEFKDAIENKQGFLSAHWDGTPETEEKIKELTKATIRCIPLNNKQDQGVCVFSGKPSKERVIFARAY; encoded by the coding sequence ATGGCAAAAGATATTGCAACCCGCGAGAAAGATTATTCACAGTGGTACAACGATTTAGTAATTAAGGGCGGACTGGCAGATTACAGCAGCGTACGCGGCTGCATGGTAATTAAACCATATGGCTTTTCTATTTGGGAAAAAATGCACGATGCCTTAGATGCCATGTTTAAAGAAACCGGACACGTAAATGCATATTTTCCACTTTTTATTCCTAAGAGTTTTTTGAGTAAGGAAGCTGCGCATGTAGAAGGTTTTGCCAAGGAGTGTGCGGTGGTAACCCACTATCGCTTAAAAAACGATCCAAACGGCAAAGGTGTAATTGTGGATCCCGAAGCCAAACTCGAAGAAGAACTAATTGTACGCCCAACTTCAGAAACCATTATCTGGAATTCCTACAAAAATTGGATTCAAAGCTATCGCGATTTACCATTGCTTATTAACCAATGGGCCAATGTGGTGCGTTGGGAAATGCGCACGCGCTTATTTCTGCGTACAGCAGAATTTTTATGGCAAGAAGGCCATACCGCGCACAGCACTCCTAAAGAAGCAATAGAAGAAACCGAACGTATGTTGGAAGTATATGCCAAATTTGCCGAAGAGTGGATGGCACTTCCTGTAATTAAAGGAAAGAAAACCGCCAACGAGCGTTTTGCTGGCGCAGAAGACACGTACTGTATTGAAGCCATGATGCAAGACGGGCAGGCACTACAAGCCGGCACATCGCACTTTTTAGGACAAAATTTTGCGAAAGCTTTTGACGTACAATTCTTAAATAAGGAAGGTAAGCAAGAATTTGTTTGGGCCACTTCGTGGGGTGTTTCTACCCGTTTAATTGGCGCCCTTATTATGGCACACAGCGATGACGATGGCTTGGTGCTTCCTCCCAAATTAGCACCACTGCAAGTGGTAATAGTTCCTATTCACAAAGGAGAAGAAGATTTAAAAAAGATTTACGATAAGGTTGAACCACTTTTAAAAGAGTTGAAAGCAAAAGGCATTAGCGTAAAATTTGATGATGATGAAACCAAGCGCCCCGGCTTTAAATTTGCCGAATATGAATTGCGCGGTGTGCCCGTGCGCTTGGCAATGGGCATGCGCGACTTAGAGAACGGAACAGTAGAAATTGCAAGGCGCGATACCAAAGAAAAATCTTCGCAACCATTTGAAGGTATTGGCACTTATATTGAAAACCTGCTACACGAAATTCAACAAAACATTTTCAATAAAGCCAAGCATTTTCGCGACAGCAATATTCGCGAAGTAAATACATGGGAAGAATTTAAAGATGCTATTGAAAACAAGCAAGGCTTTTTAAGTGCCCACTGGGATGGCACTCCTGAAACAGAAGAAAAAATTAAGGAACTTACCAAAGCTACCATCCGCTGTATTCCGCTCAACAACAAACAAGATCAAGGAGTTTGCGTATTTAGCGGCAAACCATCTAAAGAGCGTGTAATTTTTGCAAGAGCATACTAA